The segment GAAGATATCGTTGTTGAGCAGCAGCAGATAGCGGCCCGTGGCAGCTTGGGCGCCCTGGTTGCAGGCAACCGCAAAACCTCGGTTTTCCGAAAGTCGGAGATGTTTGAATGAGTCTCCAAAAAGGCTCGTGCCCAGGGTCGGAGCGCTGTGCGGCGTCTCGTCCGTGGAACCGTTGTCCACGAGAATGACTTCAAGAGTGATTCCATCTGCTGTGGCGGCAAGCCCTTTGAGGCAGGTTTGGGTCAATTCCCAGTTGTTCCAGGCCGGGATGATAACCGAAATCGTAATGCTGCTGGTCATGTACTTTCCTGTTTCATCCCTGCCGTGAGGGTCGCTAGGTTATCGCGTTCATGATGGCGTTGAACACACCCTCAATATTCAGCGAGCCGGTATCAATGATGTGCGCGTCTTCGGCGGGTTTCAGGGGGGCGACGGCGCGGTTGCGGTCCTGATGGTCGCGGGCTTTGATCTGCTCTGTGATCTGCGTGAGGTCGGCGGGCTTGTCCATCTCAAGGAGTTGGTCCACCCGGCGCTGGGCGCGGATTTCAGGGGCGGCGTCCAGAAAGATCTTGGCGCTGGCACCGGGGAAGACCACAGTGCCCATGTCGCGGCCTTCGGCCACCAGCGGCGTCTCGGCGCCCACGGTCTGCTGTTGTTCCTTAAGGAACGCGCGCACGCGAGGCAGTGTGCCCACGGTGCTGGCCATCATGCCCACTTCCTCGGTGCGGATCTCGTCGCCGATGACATGGCCGTTGACGGACAGCGTGCTCGTGCTGCCCGAGCCGGACAGGCTGAAGTGGATATCCGCCAGCCGGGTTTCCAGTTCGGCCTCGGAGAGTTCGTCCGCACCGTGCCCGAGGATAAGCGCCGTGGCTCGGAACATGGCCCCGGTATCCAGATAGGCAACGCCCAAGGCATCGGCCACGCGTTTGGCAAGGGTGGTCTTACCCACGCCTGCCGGGCCGTCCAGGGTGATGATGGTCGGATTGCTCATGATCCCAGAATCTCCTTCATGACATCCAGCAGGGCGCGGTTTTCGCTGGCGTCGCCCACGGATACACGCAGGGACTCGGGCAGGTTGTAGCTCGACAGCGGACGGATGATGATGCCCCGTTCCAGGAGCGCCTGGAACAGGCCTTTGGCGTCGTGGCTGGCCCCTGCGGGCAGATCGATGAGCAGGAAATTGGCCATGGACGGGTGAACCTTGCAGCCCATGGACTGGAAGCCTCGGGTCAACTGCTCGCGCCCCTCGCTCACGACCTTGCGGGTGGCCTCGATATAGACCGTGTCGGAGAGGGCGGCGATGCCCGCCATCTCGGCCAGCACATTCACGGAGAACGGCAGCTTCACGCGCAGGCAGTAGTCGGCCAGCCACTCGGGCAGGATGCCGTAGCCCAGGCGCAGGCCCGCCAATCCGTACATCTTGGAGAAGGTGCGCAGGATGGCGACATTCTCGAACTCGTTCAGGCGCGGCAGCAGGGAATACTCTTCCAGGGGTTGGGCAAAATCCATGTAGGCTTCGTCAATGACCAGCAGGCACTGTGGCGGCAAGGCGCGGGCCAGGGCCTCCAATTCGGAGGCCTTGGGCGTGAAGCCCGAAGGGTTGTCCGGAGTGGTCACGAAACAGATGGCCGTGTTCTCGTCGGCCAGGGCCAGCAGATCGTCCCACGGAAATGAGAAATCCGGTTTCAGTTTGGCCTGTCGCAGTTCCACCCCGCAGAGCTTGGCCTGTAGCTTGTACATGGAAAAGCACGGGTCAAAGGCGATGATGTTGTCCTGACCGGGGCGAGCCTTGATGCGCACGAGCAGGTCGATGATCTCGTCGGAGCCGTTGCCGGCCACAATGCGTGACACAGGCAGGCCGAGGTGCTCGGCAATGGCGGCGTGCAGGCGCGGGGTGCCCGCCTGCGCGTAGCGAAAGGCCAGTCCGGCGTTCTGCTTGAGGACCTGTTGCACCACGGGCGAGGTGCCCAGCGGATTCTCATTGCTGGCCAGCTTGATAACCTTGCCCAGGCCATAACGTTCCTGGATTTCCTCGATGGCCATTCCGGCGTGGTATTTCTCGAAGTCCGGAATCTCGGGCCGGACCGTACGCAGATCGCTCATGCTGACTCCTGAATGCTGATACTGAAAACAGGTCTCCAACGGCTCAAGGGAATACTCCCCTTGAGAATCCCTTCACGGGAATGAAAAATGGGCCTCTGGTTCGGGCTTCGCCCCTCTATGGCTTCAGGCGGAAAGGCGGGGAGTTATTTTTCCCGGATCACGCCGTAGATGCGGGTGGCCAGCCAATCCAGTACCAGGGCCGGGTTGACCGGCGTGGGGATGGACAGGGTGTCCTGCGCATGGGCCAGGGCCAGATCGATCTTTTTCAGGGACGCGGGGCGGACCTTGGCAAACCCGTCGCTCATGTCCGAGCCGCCCTTGCCGATCAGGGTTCGGGCCACTTCGTGTTGGCAGGCCAGGACCACGCTCATGGCGATGTCCTTATCCACGGCTCCCTTGGCGCTGGTGCGCTTGAACCAGCCCTTGCCCGTGCGCCAGAAGGCCATCAGCGCCTTTTGCCACTCGCGGATATCCTCGGGGGTGCGTGTTTCGCTGGGCCAGGCCAGGGTCAGCACCCAACTGCGCGAGACAAGCGTGGGCAGCAGCCATTCGCGTTGCGGGGTCAGAAGCAGAAAAACCGTACCCTGGCTCGGCTCCTCCAGGGATTTCAAGAGCGCGTTTGCCGCCTGCTGGGTCAGTTCCTGAGCCTCGTTGAAGATCACCACGCGCTTGCCGTCGCCGCGCGGGGGCTGACCGAACAGATGCTTCAATTCCCGGACATCGTCGATTTTTATCTTGGCCTCGCGTCCATCGCAGATGCGCAGGTCCGCATGCACACGGTCGTGGATCTGCTTGCAGACCACGCAGTCTCCACAGGCCGAGCCTTCGCAGTGGCAGTTCAGGCGCGTTGCCCAATACAGGGCCAGGGCCTCGCGTTCGTCCACGGTGCCGCCCTCGAGCAGCAACACCTGCGGCGGGTCGTCCGCCAGACGATCCATGAGATCCTTGATTCGTATTTGATTGTTCGGGATGTTCATAATGATCCTTGGAGGTTTGACCTCGCTTCAGGGCATCTACCGCAACTGGGGGTTGTATGGCAAACCCCGGGTTGATAGGTTCGCGGCATGAAAGATGATCTGAAGACGAAAATCATGGACCTGGGACGGGCGCTTGAGGCCCGCAAATTCCTGCTCTGCACGGCGGAATCCTGCACCGGCGGTCTGATCGCCAGCACCCTGACGGATGTGTCGGGCAGTTCGCAGTGGTTTTGTGGTGCAGTGGTTGCCTACGCCAACGAGGTCAAGGAATCGCTCTTGGCGGTCCCTCATGAGGTTCTGGTGGAGCATGGGGCGGTGAGTGAGCCGGTGGTTCTGGCAATGGCTCCGGGCGCTTGCACCACGCTGGGGGCGCAGTGCTCCGTGGCGGTGTCAGGCATCGCAGGCCCCACGGGTGGCACCCCGGATAAGCCGGTGGGTATGGTCTGGATGGCCTGGTGCGTGGATGGCAAGGTGGATGCGGTGTGTCAGAAGTTCGATGGTTCGCGTGACGAGGTCAAGGCGCAGACGGTGCAGGCGGCCGTGGAAGGCTTGCTGACACGACTGGAGGGCTGACGGCTGTGGTTGCGCCGGATTCGTTCAGGCTGTTTGTGGGAGTGGCATTGCCTGCCCTCTATCAGGACGGTCTGGCGAAGGTGTCGAGCACCTGGAGCCCGCGTCTGAAGTCCAAGGTCACTTGGACCAGACCGGCAAACGCTCATCTGACCCTCAAATTTCTGGGTAACGTCGCCCCGTCCGCTTTGGACGATGTGAAGCACGCCTTGACCGGGGTGGAGTTTGCACCGTTTGTCTTGCAGGCTGGAGGCTGCGGGGCGTTTCCAGCCAAGGGAAGGCCCGCAGTGCTGTGGCTGGGGCTGGAGCGTGGGGCAGAAAAGCTGGCGAAACTGGCTGCGTCGGTGGATCAGACTCTCAAGCCGTTGGGCTTTGCGCCAGAGGGCAAACCTTTTCATCCACACCTGACGCTGTTGCGGGTCAGACTGGACAAAAAAGCCTCCCAGACCAGAGAGGCAAGATCGGACCCATGGCCCGAGATGAT is part of the Desulfovibrio ferrophilus genome and harbors:
- a CDS encoding CinA family protein — protein: MKDDLKTKIMDLGRALEARKFLLCTAESCTGGLIASTLTDVSGSSQWFCGAVVAYANEVKESLLAVPHEVLVEHGAVSEPVVLAMAPGACTTLGAQCSVAVSGIAGPTGGTPDKPVGMVWMAWCVDGKVDAVCQKFDGSRDEVKAQTVQAAVEGLLTRLEG
- the thpR gene encoding RNA 2',3'-cyclic phosphodiesterase — protein: MVAPDSFRLFVGVALPALYQDGLAKVSSTWSPRLKSKVTWTRPANAHLTLKFLGNVAPSALDDVKHALTGVEFAPFVLQAGGCGAFPAKGRPAVLWLGLERGAEKLAKLAASVDQTLKPLGFAPEGKPFHPHLTLLRVRLDKKASQTREARSDPWPEMMEGIARERWEAFALERFTLFRSVLGPDGPRYTALVDFGATSL
- a CDS encoding DNA polymerase III subunit delta'; protein product: MNIPNNQIRIKDLMDRLADDPPQVLLLEGGTVDEREALALYWATRLNCHCEGSACGDCVVCKQIHDRVHADLRICDGREAKIKIDDVRELKHLFGQPPRGDGKRVVIFNEAQELTQQAANALLKSLEEPSQGTVFLLLTPQREWLLPTLVSRSWVLTLAWPSETRTPEDIREWQKALMAFWRTGKGWFKRTSAKGAVDKDIAMSVVLACQHEVARTLIGKGGSDMSDGFAKVRPASLKKIDLALAHAQDTLSIPTPVNPALVLDWLATRIYGVIREK
- the hisC gene encoding histidinol-phosphate transaminase, whose product is MSDLRTVRPEIPDFEKYHAGMAIEEIQERYGLGKVIKLASNENPLGTSPVVQQVLKQNAGLAFRYAQAGTPRLHAAIAEHLGLPVSRIVAGNGSDEIIDLLVRIKARPGQDNIIAFDPCFSMYKLQAKLCGVELRQAKLKPDFSFPWDDLLALADENTAICFVTTPDNPSGFTPKASELEALARALPPQCLLVIDEAYMDFAQPLEEYSLLPRLNEFENVAILRTFSKMYGLAGLRLGYGILPEWLADYCLRVKLPFSVNVLAEMAGIAALSDTVYIEATRKVVSEGREQLTRGFQSMGCKVHPSMANFLLIDLPAGASHDAKGLFQALLERGIIIRPLSSYNLPESLRVSVGDASENRALLDVMKEILGS
- the cmk gene encoding (d)CMP kinase, translating into MSNPTIITLDGPAGVGKTTLAKRVADALGVAYLDTGAMFRATALILGHGADELSEAELETRLADIHFSLSGSGSTSTLSVNGHVIGDEIRTEEVGMMASTVGTLPRVRAFLKEQQQTVGAETPLVAEGRDMGTVVFPGASAKIFLDAAPEIRAQRRVDQLLEMDKPADLTQITEQIKARDHQDRNRAVAPLKPAEDAHIIDTGSLNIEGVFNAIMNAIT